The genome window GTGCTTGATCGACATCCTCGATATCCAACCCCGCGACCGCCATCAACCTCAGGATCCCTTGGTAGATGACCGACAATGTCTCCTCCCTCATCTTGCGTACGCATTCGGGCTCGTCCCTAAGGGCAACGAGGCGGCTTATGACATCGGATCCATAGGCATTCTGGGGGTTCTCCCTGATCAGCCCGGCAAGCCTCTTTCGTGTCATCAGGTCAAGCAATGACACCTTTATGGTGGTGGTCCCCACATCCACCGCTATCGCATACCCAGACCCGTTATCGGGATCTGCGGCCATGGTAGGTCTCGCCCTCGTCTTGCTTGGCCTCTCATCTGCAATCGGCCTCCAATCGCTGTTCCGTCTGATGCCTGGCAGGATCGCTTCAACGTCCTCACGAGGTACATACTGGCAGGCCAGCCGGTAGCCTTGGAGGATCATCTCCTCGCCGATGCTCGCCCTTTCATTCCTGGTCGGTATCGGATCAATGTCCCCTGCGACCTTCACCATGCAAAGACCGCATGTACCGTTCCCGTTGCATCCCGATCTGATCTCCAAGCCGGCGCGTTCGACGATCTGGCGCAGGCTTTTTCCCGGAACGTACTCGATCGTCCTCGTGCATCCGGGCATTTTAACGCGGATTACCGGCGTGAGATCAGCGCTCCCGTGCTGCCTCAACCATGGCAGTGATGCATTCAGGATTCGCTTCCAATGGGACCTCGCAGCCTGAGGAGAGGATGAACCCTCCGCGGTTCTCGAATGTCTTTAAGAGCTTCTTGCTTCCCTGAGAGACCGCCAGGGGGGAACTCGAACAGAAGGACAGTGATTTGATGTTGCCGTCCAGGCAGACATCCGGTAATGCTGAAATGGCTACTTCCGGCGCGACGTCGTAATCGAAATTGACGATCTGAACCCCGATCGACCTGCAGCTGGGCAGAACCTTGTCCGTGCCTCCCGCGATATGCAACCAGGTACCCGCTGCTCCTGCCTTTGCCAAAGCCTTTCTTACCCGAGTGAGGGAGGGCCCTTCGATCTCGCGGAACAAAGCAGGCGGCAGGACGCTAGGGGTTGCGCCAGGATCGAACATGATGGGAGCGTGGCTTCCTGCCATGACCTGGGCTACCCCGTAGGAAATTGCGACCTTCTCCGAGAACCGAAGGAACTCGAGGAATTTCGGCTTGTCGTCCGCGAGCATGTATAAGGCCCTCTCGGTCCCGAGGAGCTGGCATGTAAGCGTGAACGGGCCTAGGATCGCGCTAGCGACCAGAGCCTCATTTCCAACATCCTTTCGTGCGACCCTGATAGCTTCCAGCGTCTCGGGCATTCGCCCGTCCGTCATAGGGTCAGGGACATCCAGCCCGTCAACGCCTGGCGCTTCGCTCAGAACATGTTTCGTTATGTGGGGATACATGCCGTCCCTGAATGCGATCTCACTTCCCATGGCCTCGCTTTCCACATTGACGTCCATCAGCGCGAACACGGCATCATAGCCATACTTCTCCCTGGCCTGGATCTGGCACTCCGCCAATGTCCGCCCGTCCCGAAGGTATTTGTGGAGGGGTACCTGGTTGCAGACCGCTGCGTGCCCAAACACCTGAGGGATCACAGGCACCCGGTCAGTGCTTTTCATCTGCACAGTGCCAAGCACTATCCCCAGGGAATTCATCTCAGTCCTCCTTTCGGGTATCCAGAAACTTCACTCCATCAAATACGTCCAATGCAACATAGTCCACGTTCAGGTCCTCGGGAGAGGCTTGGCGCAATGCTGCCCCGCCTGCTATCAAGGTCCTTTCCCTCAGTCCTGCCGCCTCGAGCGAAGGTCGGATCTG of Methanomassiliicoccales archaeon contains these proteins:
- a CDS encoding uroporphyrinogen decarboxylase family protein, translating into MNSLGIVLGTVQMKSTDRVPVIPQVFGHAAVCNQVPLHKYLRDGRTLAECQIQAREKYGYDAVFALMDVNVESEAMGSEIAFRDGMYPHITKHVLSEAPGVDGLDVPDPMTDGRMPETLEAIRVARKDVGNEALVASAILGPFTLTCQLLGTERALYMLADDKPKFLEFLRFSEKVAISYGVAQVMAGSHAPIMFDPGATPSVLPPALFREIEGPSLTRVRKALAKAGAAGTWLHIAGGTDKVLPSCRSIGVQIVNFDYDVAPEVAISALPDVCLDGNIKSLSFCSSSPLAVSQGSKKLLKTFENRGGFILSSGCEVPLEANPECITAMVEAARER